One Glandiceps talaboti chromosome 2, keGlaTala1.1, whole genome shotgun sequence genomic region harbors:
- the LOC144453345 gene encoding prospero homeobox protein 1-like, producing MAEVEDFSLRQSKRRRVDTGLPRNTYGQSQTLARMVNGNGVTDSNQVLRRLLKPSNNQEGVNGDGDRLNGDDSLSASMLNKSKHNGEPEECGGQSENGVGYPNSEDLTDCQVEDDVNLDNKENGEEMSRSQADSDDTEDSVMNGASKSEDKCNGNQSGNNEKPEESVMAKRARVENIVTSMRQSPSQLGSDGKNNQGNETRRQKRKQNAPQPQRVFVQEDKKEGGRKEEKRQLKQLLTQLQDHLNTLQHKYFELYDNEETDSEMEEALDSDGGKLKKGSQSNSKSNKDFRHQHTSGKPPKMCNNDDNVQSKAEDAIVNGGEQERFSDVLKNELTSAVTEVVDSVVKKFVSEQQYNASQASSPSPQDEACNLTIAHENHSQVYMSRMNRSPPHPQYPRVSPTIHQDSMYQSEQTEAIPLVVPHKNRDRPSRENTPRIESQPHHEFEPAVPATLPTSVAIPNPSLQYSLLPHMAVPISDSAGNPEMSMGAIYSSVPMNTMLHSQSAALLAGDSRHPLQGLNHRDLAHAQPEGLPLSLLKPEPLAESSPRSHDYSMDVSSFTSGAHCLSTTLTPAHLKKAKLMFFYARYPSSTVLKQHFPDVKFNRHNTAQLIKWFSNFREFYYIQMEKFARQSLSEGVKNPEMLNVSRDCELFKVLNLHYNKSNEFEVQDIFLIVCRKTLIEFFNAIKAGKDTDASWKKAIYKIISKLDDPLPEFFRSPDCLEELERLER from the exons ATGGCTGAGGTAGAGGATTTTTCTCTTCGGCAGTCTAAGAGGCGTCGAGTAGACACAGGACTACCACGAAATACATACGGACAAAGTCAAACACTGGCAAGAATGGTGAATGGTAATGGAGTGACTGATAGTAACCAAGTCCTAAGGAGACTCCTTAAACCCAGCAATAATCAAGAGGGTGTGAATGGGGATGGAGACAGATTGAATGGTGACGACTCTTTGAGTGCTTCCAtgttaaataaatcaaaacataacGGTGAACCAGAAGAGTGTGGAGGTCAAAGTGAAAATGGGGTTGGCTACCCAAACTCAGAAGATCTTACCGATTGTCAAGTTGAAGATGATGTAAACCTAGACAACAAGGAAAATGGTGAAGAAATGTCCCGATCTCAGGCAGACAGTGATGATACTGAAGATTCAGTCATGAATGGAGCTTCCAAATCTGAAGACAAGTGCAATGGAAATCAAAGTGGCAATAATGAGAAACCTGAAGAGAGTGTAATGGCAAAACGTGCCAGAGTAGAGAACATTGTGACCAGTATGAGGCAGTCACCTTCTCAACTTGGCAGTGATGGTAAAAATAATCAGGGAAATGAGACCAGGCGACAAAAACGCAAACAAAACGCACCTCAACCTCAGAGAGTATTTGTACAGGAAGACAAAAAAGAAGGAGGCCGAAAGGAAGAGAAACGACAACTGAAACAACTCCTGACACAGCTGCAGGACCATTTGAACACACTACAACACAAGTACTTTGAACTCTATGATAATGAAGAAACTGATTCTGAAATGGAAGAAGCTCTTGACAGTGATGGTGGGAAGTTGAAGAAGGGAAGTCAGAGTAATTCAAAATCTAACAAAGACTTTCGCCACCAACATACATCTGGGAAACCCccaaaaatgtgtaataatgACGACAATGTGCAATCTAAAGCTGAAGATGCAATAGTAAATGGAGGGGAACAGGAACGGTTCTCTGATGTTTTAAAGAATGAACTCACATCTGCTGTAACTGAAGTAGTTGATTCAGTGGTCAAGAAGTTTGTCAGTGAGCAGCAGTATAATGCCAGCCAGGCTTCCTCCCCTTCTCCTCAAGATGAAGCCTGTAATTTAACCATAGCTCATGAAAATCATAGTCAAGTGTACATGAGTCGAATGAATCGATCACCACCTCATCCACAATACCCCAGGGTCTCCCCCACTATCCATCAAGACTCCATGTATCAGTCTGAACAGACTGAAGCCATACCACTGGTGGTACCACACAAGAACCGTGACAGACCATCCCGAGAAAATACACCAAGAATTGAATCTCAACCTCATCATGAATTTGAACCTGCAGTGCCTGCAACCTTGCCAACCTCAGTAGCCATTCCCAACCCAAGTCTCCAGTACTCCTTACTCCCTCACATGGCTGTGCCTATTTCTGACAGTGCAGGAAATCCAGAGATGAGCATGGGTGCAATCTACAGTAGCGTTCCCATGAATACCATGCTACATAGTCAGTCTGCTGCATTGCTTGCAGGTGATTCCAGACACCCACTACAAGGACTCAACCATCGTGACTTAGCTCATGCACAACCAGAAGGTCTACCTCTGTCCCTACTCAAACCAGAACCATTGGCCGAGTCAAGCCCAAGAAGCCATGACTATAGTATGGATGTTTCCAGCTTCACCTCTGGTG CTCACTGCCTCAGCACGACATTGACTCCAGCTCATCTCAAGAAAGCCAAGTTGATGTTCTTCTATGCACGCTACCCCAGCTCAACTGTCTTAAAGCAACACTTCCCCGATGTCAAGTTCAACCGACACAACACTGCGCAACTCATCAAATGGTTTAGTAACTTCCGTGAGTTCTACTACATCCAAATGGAGAAGTTCGCAAGGCAATCTCTAAGTGAAGGCGTGAAGAATCCTGAGATGTTGAATGTTTCCCGTGACTGCGAGCTCTTTAAAGTACTCAACCTGCATTACAATAAGAGTAATGAATTCGAG